The Devosia sp. A16 genome includes a window with the following:
- a CDS encoding extracellular solute-binding protein yields MKRRAFMLSVGGAAAGMVLLPRMAFAEAGKIDWYTSSDQNILDFWTNLVKPKFEAANAGITLNLVDGGDSAGVQAIAERAVAAMQTNTDPQADMAEGFDTRLPKGGIEAGLWVDFSKANLSNYSKINPLAFDVPTSLPYRGSQVLLAYDTTKLPAADAPKTWAALVAWIKANPGQFVYNRPDKGGSGGNFVRRAIWEANGNDPSKFTVDNFGTFGAEALPPAWELLKDLAPSLMDKGAYTSGNTQSIQLLSQGAVTMVPAWSDQALQAIATGVLPETTGLVQLTDLALAGGFTKIGVFSNGVNKDAALKLADFVLTEEIQSAVITELGGFPGVSWDNVSKELREKYADVIPATIPVFPGGDWEKAINDGWYREVAPNVDRAA; encoded by the coding sequence CTTCGCCGAAGCGGGCAAGATCGACTGGTACACCTCGTCGGATCAGAACATCCTCGACTTCTGGACCAATTTGGTGAAGCCGAAGTTCGAGGCCGCCAATGCGGGCATCACCCTGAATCTCGTTGACGGTGGCGACTCTGCCGGTGTGCAGGCAATCGCCGAACGCGCGGTGGCGGCGATGCAGACCAACACCGACCCGCAGGCCGACATGGCCGAAGGGTTCGATACCCGCCTTCCCAAGGGCGGCATCGAAGCCGGGCTGTGGGTCGATTTCAGCAAGGCGAACCTCTCCAACTATTCCAAGATCAACCCGCTGGCCTTCGACGTTCCGACCAGCCTGCCCTACCGCGGCAGCCAGGTGCTGCTCGCCTACGACACCACCAAGCTCCCCGCGGCCGATGCGCCCAAGACCTGGGCGGCGCTGGTTGCCTGGATCAAGGCGAACCCGGGTCAGTTCGTCTATAACCGCCCCGACAAGGGTGGTTCGGGCGGCAACTTCGTGCGCCGCGCCATCTGGGAAGCCAACGGCAACGACCCCAGCAAGTTCACCGTCGACAATTTCGGCACCTTCGGCGCCGAAGCGCTCCCCCCGGCATGGGAGCTGCTCAAGGACCTTGCCCCCTCGCTGATGGACAAGGGCGCCTATACTTCGGGCAACACCCAGTCGATCCAGCTGCTGTCGCAGGGCGCGGTCACCATGGTCCCGGCCTGGTCCGACCAGGCCCTGCAGGCCATCGCGACGGGCGTGCTGCCCGAGACCACCGGCCTCGTGCAGCTCACCGACCTGGCGCTCGCCGGCGGCTTCACCAAGATCGGCGTGTTCAGCAACGGCGTGAACAAGGACGCCGCACTCAAGCTCGCGGATTTCGTGCTGACCGAGGAGATCCAGTCGGCGGTGATCACCGAGCTCGGCGGTTTCCCCGGCGTGTCGTGGGACAATGTGAGCAAGGAGCTCCGGGAAAAGTATGCCGACGTCATTCCCGCCACCATCCCGGTGTTTCCGGGTGGTGACTGGGAGAAGGCGATCAACGACGGCTGGTACCGCGAAGTCGCGCCGAACGTGGACCGCGCTGCGTGA